Proteins encoded by one window of Crassostrea angulata isolate pt1a10 chromosome 9, ASM2561291v2, whole genome shotgun sequence:
- the LOC128163729 gene encoding uncharacterized protein LOC128163729 — translation MAKLKQNLILPKSLKKIPLLFLLLLITLLLIIGSFNYVHHDDSEEVEEACNEKINLEICSDKMYNKNDDTLDISEKMNVIREARRIVRKHGMVMLTFMNRAFVPFLTNWMCHTRNMVNYSQVLILVTDNSVYSKITAQYPSLSVVYLSVFHKINGKQRYCSAGFMRVGIYRSRVVNWILQENFPVFLFELDALWIRNPLPFVTSKKEYDLTIIPTYAKSFEAAIGFYYMRNSTRMKTFWAELVHRLDELDTTFSCLDNTALVRSKDNDQIVLMDLILEHYRNIVIYFLPLNRFLDGKWYTNPNLEQLKHAFILNFNFIIGIDEKIARAKQFGQWFAAQDNVSCLSDHRKYLNPELSTQLV, via the exons ATGGCAAAACTAAAG CAAAACTTGATATTACCAAAATCGCTAAAGAAAATTCCTTTGCTGTTTCTTTTGTTGCTGATTACTTTGCTTCTTATAATTGGAAGCTTCAATTACGTACACCATGATGACTCCGAAGAAGTCGAAGAAGCTTGCAATGAAAAAATCAATCTGGAAATTTGTTCAGACAAAATGTATAACAAAAATGATGATACTTTAGATATTAGTGAAAAAATGAATGTGATTCGCGAAGCGAGGAGAATCGTCAGGAAACATGGAATGGTGATGCTAACCTTTATGAACAGAGCATTTGTTCCTTTTCTTACAAATTGGATGTGTCATACTAGGAATATGGTAAATTACTCTCAAGTGTTAATTCTGGTCACAGACAACTCAGTTTACAGCAAAATCACCGCGCAGTATCCGTCCCTTTCTGTTGTGTATTTAAGTGTCTTCCATAAAATTAACGGGAAACAAAGGTACTGCTCTGCGGGCTTCATGCGTGTCGGGATATACAGAAGCAGGGTCGTCAACTGGATCCTACAGGAAAATTTCCCCGTCTTTCTCTTTGAGTTGGATGCATTGTGGATAAGGAACCCTTTACCATTTGTGACAAGCAAAAAGGAATATGACCTAACAATCATTCCTACCTATGCCAAATCATTCGAAGCAGCCATTGGGTTTTACTACATGAGGAATTCGACTCGAATGAAAACGTTCTGGGCGGAACTCGTACATCGTCTAGACGAATTAGATACAACATTTTCATGTTTAGACAACACAGCTCTTGTAAGATCTAAAGACAATGATCAGATAGTGTTGATGGACCTTATTCTAGAACATTACCGAAATATAGTTATCTACTTTTTACCACTGAACAGGTTTCTTGATGGAAAGTGGTACACAAATCCTAATTTGGAACAATTAAAACACGCTTTTAtcctaaattttaattttatcattggCATTGACGAAAAGATAGCAAGGGCGAAACAATTTGGACAATGGTTTGCTGCACAAGATAATGTGAGCTGTTTAAGTGATCATCGCAAATACTTGAACCCAGAATTATCCACACAACTTGTATAA
- the LOC128164313 gene encoding uncharacterized protein LOC128164313: MTDIFFHDAAFAEGESLILRRAQHKYKPRSRTQVSYTIRDCTIVIKNHGMEIKESTSYWDDVGYTLTSCEAACQSDSSCFGYSFDSDSGKCAKSKETGTKNANSCPTCSFHSKRCGLDCSVTYTSYGNDKASENPYSTSTKSYPECETSCSSDQNCTGFGYDSSTNQCTLTEINLVEVAEYTCTTCTFSLKVCNGSIGGVTATQNVITELTTLTNVVTTVNEISTTPDVTPDVIQTTERTTASKTETETSPSILTSMEDTTANDQITTLTSAESTKTTTAFTSPESTTTTTAFTSSESTTTTAFTSPESTTTTAFTSPESITTTTTPFTSPEPRTIKTTFTSPESTITTIIPRPFPTMNQDTTSEIITTTLETDSVETTTNLDKTSSMSIYFTENNDVNGSSNLCVCHCVYDNMTSLKMRIEERKNTLKMSKDDLSSFHRRLNCAYDPRNSSKVVGGVGILVLTLILSLIIIPDILTTASRLTRKRKLKKPNEIDTCM, translated from the exons ATTGTACGATTGTCATTAAAAACCACGGCATGGAAATAAAAGAGTCCACGTCATACTGGGATGACGTAGGGTACACGCTGACGTCATGCGAAGCTGCATGTCAATCAGACTCTTCTTGCTTTGGTTACTCCTTTGATTCGGATAGCGGGAAATGCGCCAAGTCAAAGGAAACGGGGACGAAGAATGCCAACAGCTGTCCAACATGCTCTTTCCATAGCAAACGATGCGGATTAG ATTGCTCAGTAACATACACTAGTTATGGTAATGATAAAGCATCTGAAAATCCATACTCAACATCAACCAAGAGTTATCCAGAGTGTGAGACAAGCTGCTCGTCTGATCAAAATTGCACTGGTTTTGGATACGATTCATCAACCAATCAATGTACATTGACCGAAATCAACCTCGTAGAAGTGGCAGAATATACTTGTACAACCTGTACGTTTTCGTTAAAGGTATGTAATGGAAGCATTGGTGGTGTAACGGCGACACAAAATGTCATCACAGAACTAACCACGTTAACCAATGTGGTTACTACAGTGAATGAAATCAGCACAACACCTGACGTCACCCCTGATGTCATCCAGACAACTGAAAGAACTACAGCTTCAAAAACAGAGACTGAAACGTCACCATCAATTTTAACTTCAATGGAAGACACAACAGCTAATGATCAAATAACAACACTTACCTCGGCCGAATCAACGAAAACAACAACAGCATTTACATCGCCCGAAtcaacgacaacaacaacagcatTTACATCGTCCGAATCAACAACAACGACAGCATTTACATCGCCTGAATCAACGACAACAACAGCATTTACATCGCCCGaatcaataacaacaacaacgacaCCATTTACATCACCCGAACCAAGGACAATAAAGACAACATTTACCTCGCCCGAATCAACGATAACAACGATAATTCCACGACCGTTTCCAACTATGAACCAAGATACCACTTCAGAAATCATCACAACAACGTTAGAAACCGACTCCGTTGAAACAACCACAAACCTTGACAAAACCTCCTCTATGTCTATATATTTTACAGAGAATAACGATGTAAATGGATCATCAAATCTATGTGTCTGTCACTGTGTTTATGATAATATGACATCGCTAAAAATGAGAATAGAAGAACGCAAAAACACCTTAAAAATGAGTAAAGATGACTTGTCTTCTTTCCACAGACGTCTGAATTGCGCCTACGATCCTCGGAATTCCTCTAAGGTTGTTGGGGGAGTAGGAATCCTTGTATTGACTTTAATATTGTCACTGATTATTATTCCGGATATTCTTACAACTGCCAGCAGACttacaagaaaaagaaaacttaaaaaacctaatgaaattgatacatgtatgtag